In Porites lutea chromosome 1, jaPorLute2.1, whole genome shotgun sequence, a single genomic region encodes these proteins:
- the LOC140937663 gene encoding monocarboxylate transporter 10-like isoform X2 → MAMGLNFFFGPITSALCDRFGCRIISFAGAVLSVLGLFLTSFIQDVYIMYLTYGVVWGVGSSLSFVSSIVVLGRYFDRRLALANGIATSGSGVGSLVAGPVINYLLQSVGWKNSMRILSGFANVLWVAALLFKPAKSNFEQLSKKAEEKKKLFDLSIWRNKAYVLWVTTVALFQFGYLVPFVHLVKHAEDLGVPKSKGAWLIGFLSITSTLGRLVFGKLADLRFINRLYMYQFSILSIGITTLLLPLASNYAGLVSYALVFGFFDGCFVGQIAVITADVVGLEKMSQAIGNMFGTLAIPMSLGPPFAGWLYQEFGSYDEAFYISGAVAVFSCLLLFGVEYMRRKHGKFYVMDDRELICNCCQTNNQNSSFECTEESASEADDSDIEVQPILEPKKAASVKKRCFLHGSTEISGKLLVVERETVL, encoded by the exons ATGGCAATGGGCTTGAACTTCTTCTTTGGTCCTATTACAAGCGCTCTCTGTGACCGTTTCGGCTGCCGTATAATCTCCTTCGCTGGAGCTGTCTTATCTGTATTGGGACTGTTCCTAACCTCCTTTATACAAGATGTCTATATAATGTACCTGACATATGGCGTTGTGTGGGGAGTTGGGTCCAGTCTCTCATTCGTCTCATCCATCGTTGTCCTGGGACGGTATTTTGATAGAAGACTGGCTTTGGCCAATGGCATTGCAACTTCTGGAAGTGGCGTGGGCTCTCTTGTCGCTGGTCCTGTCATCAACTATCTGCTACAGTCGGTCGGTTGGAAAAACTCAATGCGGATTTTAAGTGGATTTGCTAATGTGTTATGGGTAGCAGCCCTACTCTTTAAGCCAGCAAAGAGTAATTTTGAACAGTTAAGTAAGAAAGCtgaagagaaaaagaagttGTTTGACTTGTCAATTTGGAGGAACAAAGCTTATGTGTTATGGGTGACTACAGTGGCTCTATTTCAGTTTGGTTATCTTGTTCCCTTTGTCCATCTG GTAAAACACGCTGAAGATTTGGGAGTTCCAAAATCCAAAGGAGCCTGGTTAATTGGATTCCTTTCAATCACCTCAACTTTAGGACGGCTGGTGTTTGGCAAGCTTGCTGATCTGAGATTCATCAACAGACTTTACATGTATCAGTTCTCTATTCTCTCCATTGGAATAACAACGCTCTTGCTTCCTTTGGCTAGCAATTATGCAGGGCTTGTTAGTTATGCCTTAGTGTTTGGGTTCTTCGATGGCTGTTTTGTCGGTCAAATTGCAGTAATCACGGCGGATGTTGTTGGACTCGAAAAGATGTCACAAGCAATTGGTAACATGTTCGGTACGCTGGCAATACCTATGAGTTTGGGACCCCCGTTTGCAG GTTGGTTGTACCAGGAATTTGGCTCATATGATGAGGCATTTTACATTTCCGGTGCGGTCGCCGTATTTTCCTGTCTCCTACTTTTTGGCGTTGAATATATGCGCAGAAAACACGGCAAGTTCTACGTAATGGACGACAGAGAACTCATTTGTAACTGTTGTCAAACTAATAATCAGAACAGTTCTTTTGAGTGCACAGAAGAATCTGCTTCTGAGGCTGATGACAGCGATATTGAAGTACAGCCGATTCTGGAGCCCAAGAAAGCGGCTTCTGTCAAGAAGCGATGTTTCCTTCACGGCTCTACAGAAATTAGTGGCAAACTTCTTGTAGTCGAGAGAGAGACTGTTCTTTAA
- the LOC140948947 gene encoding cytochrome b5 reductase 4-like, translating to MTAPRISFPAENSPQRANSTGSFNVRAKVVPLKPGRSLMDWIRLGKSSQDLAGTGGIARPVTMEELSKHNTETDAWICIRGRVYNITPYLEYHPGGIPEIMRGVGKDGTDLFDETHKWVNAESMLEKCFIGPLKRDSLVRTKPSRTGSGKSLNVSSSSLKSSNSLFVPGAQVDGFSVPVPPLNSPNPRYDWYQNDKIVTISVFTKKKDIKIEDVILELKNGKDFNAIFIIGEKSFQIHLDLSNSVSHQQVRLSGDSGKVDLLLTKESAGIQWADLGRGLHGNNSLKMHKDRDSRLWDCRVVTVESVTHNCKLLCCELPDGVIMRVPVGYHIHMTRDVEGMKISRPYTVVLPSLQISATEREYDGRRLYLMIKIYPDGTLTPTLTSVVAGDILQISDYAGDFEESRLNEAKEIVLIAAGTGFTPMVRLVRQAVLMQSSGEKSVKLLFANRQEKDILWKQQLDELAESAGQRFQVFYTISQPTPEWDGYEGRVSMEMLLEILPPPPSAGHERELLIAVCGPDAFTQHMVSMLKDLSYSGKMIHAFLG from the exons ATGACAGCTCCCAGGATAAGCTTCCCGGCGGAAAATTCGCCTCAAAGGGCGAATTCTACGGGCTCTTTTAACGTCAGAGCCAAGGTTGTACCTTTGAAACCCGGTAGAAGTTTGATGGATTGGATCAGACTAGGGAAAAGTAGCCAAGACCTAGCAGGAACCGGTGGAATCGCTCGTCCTGTTACGATGGAGGAACTGAGCAAACACAACACGGAGACCGATGCTTGGATTTGTATTCGAG GTAGAGTATATAATATCACACCTTATTTGGAGTATCACCCTGGAGGCATTCCAGAGATTATGAGGGGTGTGGGGAAGGATGGTACAGATTTGTTTGATGAg ACACATAAGTGGGTGAATGCAGAGTCAATGCTTGAAAAGTGTTTCATTGGCCCTCTGAAGAGAGACAGCTTGGTTAGGACAAAACCAAGTAGAACAG GGTCAGGAAAATCTCTCAATGTTTCATCTTCGTCTTTAAAGTCTTCAAATAGCCTGTTTGTCCCTGGTGCACAAG TTGATGGCTTTTCTGTTCCAGTTCCACCTCTTAACTCACCAAACCCACG GTATGATTGGTATCAGAATGACAAGATTGTCACAATATCTGTTTTTAccaagaaaaag GATATAAAAATAGAAGATGTTATACTTGAATTAAAGAATGGCAAGGACTTCAATGCAATATTTATTATAggagaaaaaagttttcaaatacatttAG aTCTAAGCAATTCTGTAAGTCATCAACAAG TACGTCTGTCTGGAGATAGCGGGAAAGTTGACCTTCTTTTAACGAAAGAATCTGCTGGGATACAGTGGGCAGACTTGGGAAGAGGTCTCCATGGCAACAACTCACTAAAGATGCACAAGGATAGAG ACTCCAGGTTATGGGACTGCAGAGTAGTAACAGTGGAGAGTGTGACGCATAATTGTAAGCTACTGTGTTGTGAACTGCCAGACGGTGTCATCATGAGAGTTCCTGTAGGCTATCACATACACATGACCAGGGATGTTGAAG GTATGAAGATCAGCCGTCCATACACAGTGGTTCTACCATCCTTGCAAATTAGTGCAACGGAAAGAGAATATGACGGAAGGCGCCTCTATTTAATGATTAAAATCTACCCTGATGGAACACTTACGCCCACATTGACTTCAGTAGTAGCAG GTGATATTCTTCAAATTAGCGATTACGCTGGAGACTTTGAAGAATCCCGACTTAATGAAGCAAAGGAGATAGTTCTCATTGCGGCCGGAACAG GATTCACACCAATGGTAAGACTTGTTCGACAGGCAGTATTGATGCAGTCATCAGGTGAAAA ATCGGTCAAACTCCTGTTTGCAAATCGTCAAGAGAAAGACATTTTGTGGAAGCAGCAGTTGGATGAGCTCGCTGAATCTGCTGGCCAGAG ATTTCAAGTGTTCTACACAATATCCCAACCCACCCCCGAGTGGGACGGTTATGAAGGCCGTGTTTCCATGGAGATGCTCTTAGAGAttttaccccctccccctagtGCTGGACATGAACGGGAGTTGCTGATTGCTGTGTGTGGTCCCGATGCCTTCACACAGCACATGGTTAG CATGCTGAAAGACCTCAGTTACAGCGGAAAGATGATCCATGCATTCCTCGGTtaa
- the LOC140937663 gene encoding monocarboxylate transporter 10-like isoform X1: MSQTEKSSRSETHNVRIDLKPDGGYGWIVCCGTFMVNFVVFGIHNSFGVVYVNLLDDLKLGEIQTAWIGAMAMGLNFFFGPITSALCDRFGCRIISFAGAVLSVLGLFLTSFIQDVYIMYLTYGVVWGVGSSLSFVSSIVVLGRYFDRRLALANGIATSGSGVGSLVAGPVINYLLQSVGWKNSMRILSGFANVLWVAALLFKPAKSNFEQLSKKAEEKKKLFDLSIWRNKAYVLWVTTVALFQFGYLVPFVHLVKHAEDLGVPKSKGAWLIGFLSITSTLGRLVFGKLADLRFINRLYMYQFSILSIGITTLLLPLASNYAGLVSYALVFGFFDGCFVGQIAVITADVVGLEKMSQAIGNMFGTLAIPMSLGPPFAGWLYQEFGSYDEAFYISGAVAVFSCLLLFGVEYMRRKHGKFYVMDDRELICNCCQTNNQNSSFECTEESASEADDSDIEVQPILEPKKAASVKKRCFLHGSTEISGKLLVVERETVL, translated from the exons ATGTCGCAGACAGAAAAATCGAGTCGAAGTGAAACGCATAACGTGCGTATAGATTTAAAGCCCGACGGCGGATATGGGTGGATTGTGTGTTGTGGGACATTCATGGTGAATTTTGTTGTGTTTGGAATTCACAACTCTTTTGGAGTTGTTTATGTTAATCTATTAGACGATCTGAAGCTGGGAGAAATTCAAACAG CATGGATTGGTGCAATGGCAATGGGCTTGAACTTCTTCTTTGGTCCTATTACAAGCGCTCTCTGTGACCGTTTCGGCTGCCGTATAATCTCCTTCGCTGGAGCTGTCTTATCTGTATTGGGACTGTTCCTAACCTCCTTTATACAAGATGTCTATATAATGTACCTGACATATGGCGTTGTGTGGGGAGTTGGGTCCAGTCTCTCATTCGTCTCATCCATCGTTGTCCTGGGACGGTATTTTGATAGAAGACTGGCTTTGGCCAATGGCATTGCAACTTCTGGAAGTGGCGTGGGCTCTCTTGTCGCTGGTCCTGTCATCAACTATCTGCTACAGTCGGTCGGTTGGAAAAACTCAATGCGGATTTTAAGTGGATTTGCTAATGTGTTATGGGTAGCAGCCCTACTCTTTAAGCCAGCAAAGAGTAATTTTGAACAGTTAAGTAAGAAAGCtgaagagaaaaagaagttGTTTGACTTGTCAATTTGGAGGAACAAAGCTTATGTGTTATGGGTGACTACAGTGGCTCTATTTCAGTTTGGTTATCTTGTTCCCTTTGTCCATCTG GTAAAACACGCTGAAGATTTGGGAGTTCCAAAATCCAAAGGAGCCTGGTTAATTGGATTCCTTTCAATCACCTCAACTTTAGGACGGCTGGTGTTTGGCAAGCTTGCTGATCTGAGATTCATCAACAGACTTTACATGTATCAGTTCTCTATTCTCTCCATTGGAATAACAACGCTCTTGCTTCCTTTGGCTAGCAATTATGCAGGGCTTGTTAGTTATGCCTTAGTGTTTGGGTTCTTCGATGGCTGTTTTGTCGGTCAAATTGCAGTAATCACGGCGGATGTTGTTGGACTCGAAAAGATGTCACAAGCAATTGGTAACATGTTCGGTACGCTGGCAATACCTATGAGTTTGGGACCCCCGTTTGCAG GTTGGTTGTACCAGGAATTTGGCTCATATGATGAGGCATTTTACATTTCCGGTGCGGTCGCCGTATTTTCCTGTCTCCTACTTTTTGGCGTTGAATATATGCGCAGAAAACACGGCAAGTTCTACGTAATGGACGACAGAGAACTCATTTGTAACTGTTGTCAAACTAATAATCAGAACAGTTCTTTTGAGTGCACAGAAGAATCTGCTTCTGAGGCTGATGACAGCGATATTGAAGTACAGCCGATTCTGGAGCCCAAGAAAGCGGCTTCTGTCAAGAAGCGATGTTTCCTTCACGGCTCTACAGAAATTAGTGGCAAACTTCTTGTAGTCGAGAGAGAGACTGTTCTTTAA